Below is a window of Lemur catta isolate mLemCat1 chromosome 11, mLemCat1.pri, whole genome shotgun sequence DNA.
GTTAGTCTGAGTAAGAGTAGAATTTAGGATTCATTTTAAAGCCTGGCGTTCCGATGGACATATTTCTCAGTAGTTGCATTCAAATCTGggaatatttatgtatttctctattgcacatttctcattcatttgtatTAATGCCACATTTACCATTACTAAACATCAAAAGTCATAAGgtctaaatgttttaaatatatatgtatttttagactGGCAAAGAAAACCCTTCCAGCGTGACTGCATCAAGCTGTGAGACGGAAAGTAAGGCAGGCCAGACTCTGGAGAACACCTCGTTAATGGCCGAGCTCCTGAGCGACGTCCCCTTCACCTTGGCCCCACACGTGCTGGCCGTGCAGGGCACCATCACTGACCTTCCTGACCACTTACTCGCCTGTGATGGCAGCAGAAACTTATCCCGGTTTTGGTATGATTTCACTCTTGAAAATTCAGTGCTCAGTGCTCTGTGATCCATAATATTTACACCTGTGTGCACCTTAACAGCTTTAAAATTTGCCTCCTTTTATTTAACCTATTTGATGCTCTTTTTGCCATTTCACTGTTTAAAGGCCCTCAGCAAAGCCCGGatcataaaaagcaaagaaagtatcATTATTCTCATTGCTGTATTTTTTAGAATACGgtacatttgtaaaataattgaaCTTCAGTTCTACTTCCTTTCTCccacataatataaaaattaggcTATGAAGGTTTTATGAAGAGTAGATGCCTTCAGCCGGTCTCTCAAAATGTAACACCTCAGATTTATCTTACAAGAACTGTGAAAAAGAACTGTGGCATTTTTTAGTTACCACTGCTCTGAAGTCTAAGCTCCAAGTAAGTGTGAAGTCTCTTCTCTGGCTTGAAGGAAGCTTGAATTAATgttattcacttttttcttccagAGTGTTTATGAAtgaattcagggggaaaaaaattgccAGTTAGTTAAATTTCTTCAGTCTCACTTTAGACACACTGATGtggaaatttaaaacttttcctaaACAGCAGTGGTAGTTTGCTGATACAAGAATGCTGTAACTGCTCTGGATGCTGTTTCGTGAGtggcacattttccttttttcaaccCCATGGCAACCCTTTCTCACCTTGGGTGACTCCTGTTTTGCTGCCTTTGTTCTCTACCTTTTCGCTACTTCAGAGCACGCTCCGAGACCAGCTTTCCAAAGGACTTTCCCCGCTTTTGCCTCGGTTGGCGTTTGCTCTCCTTCCCACATATGTTCCCAGTTTATGAAGAAATCCATGTTTCCTTTTCAACCTCTCTGCCTTCTAAAGAAAAACAGCTCATGATCATACATATTGCTGTTGATAACACccttatttagaaatttgttgGCCACAATACAGATGGAAATGTTGTACTGctagaaaaactgaaattgacTCATTTCCAATTAGAATGTAGGCAAAAACACCTACATATGACTTTTAGTTcttgagtatttattatttattccaaCTAAAACAGAACTGCCATCGGTCAATAAACTGTAAAGGGAAGAGGTAAATTGTGATAGAAACTGTTCTATGCCATTGGACATGTAAATCACATTTGTTTCAATTACCAGCAACATGATTTATTAATTCTGTgccaaattttaagtatattttttcacAGAGATAGAGTGCCATAGTAAAACTAAACACTGTGCATAAAGGTACATTAACTATTCAGGTTTTAATGTGTTATGCATGTTTAATAAATGTGGCATGGTCTTGATAAAAATGCtgtattatttaaaagttaaaggaACATTTCTATTGACAAAAATATGCTTCATTTACAAATAATGTTACCATATGAGGTTAATGATTGATTAAATTAGATCTTTACATAGTTTTTCATAAAACATCAGTCTTGGAAATATGACTTATTATCGAGACAAATGTGAACATTTTGTAGCAGTTTTGTGAAAgtacattctttttaaatatccaCCTTACTGTACCCTTAAAACTAAATGTAAGCATATAGTCAATTTGTCTAATTTGTATGTTAGATTTTATCTAAAATGCTTGtacatttcattaatatttatgtctACCATATTATAAATGTGCTTATAAGTACCTTCATTTGTCTctaaaaattgttatatttaaatgtgaattgaaataaaatattttgattattttcagtccagaaaaatgatttttctttacattattcATATTTGAATGTAAGTTATTGATGCTTTAGAAGGCAGAgatttaagtatataattcagagaaaaatatggaatttCCTCTTGTAAGTAAATTTTAAGGAATAATATTGAAAATGGTAAGATCACTGGTCCTGGTTTATTGGGACTAGAGGAATTTGAGAGAAATGATGTGAACATCTCTAGATAGATCCCATCATCACAAAATTTAGTAGGGGCCAATGTTAATgaccttttttaaataaaaatattgtgaaaatgaccatttaaattttctcatcCTGTATGTAAATCAGTGTTACTACTTTAAAACTGAAGGAAACATTAGAAATCAATAAGCCAACTCCATTTTAGTCAAGAGAAAATTGAAGCCtagaaaggttaaatgacttaaaTCACCTAGTTAATAATAACTCTTTGCTTTAAGAGTGTTagtaattataaatgtaaattataactaAGCTGTATGATATGATGGGAAAGAGTTCAGGCATTTGAGCCAACCAGCCAATTTGTAATGGTCTCTCACTTACAAGCTACGGGGCTTGTAAGTCCCTGACTTCTGATGTCTTCAGTTTCCTGATTGTTAAATACTAATTGTCCATACCTTGCAACATCATCAGTGTTCTGGGAAAAGGACTATTACAATTCTCATTAATAACCACACGCACACAATAGTCtaatgaaatgcaaaatatacATTAATTGAACTTAAAGCATAACATAAAAAATAGCTACCTACCTTTAATTGTAGATCCCCTCTGCCCcagtatttttttccatattaaagacctcactatgaaaaatatttctaaagtatgTTAGTTGACTCTTCTGCCTTAACTAAGATTCTTTAGTAaacattttttgtctttctcttatcAAAGATTATTGTCCTTTTCCTTATTATTGTAAAGTACTATAGATGTAGAATGTACAAGTGATTTTACTGAGTCTTATTTTTTGGCCCTAAAATCTATTTAGGAAGTTACATGTATGTTCTTCCCATTTACATTCTTTATGTAATGGCATTTAATTTAATGGCATTTCCAATCTTTCCTAAAAATAGTTAGATAATTAATGGCATTTACaatcttttctaaaaatagaagtagaCAATTCTAATCAATTTGTTATTCTGGTTAATTACATTTGATTaactgaacttttaaatttttaccatTAAAGTGTTAACAAAGCCACAATTTTTGTTAACAATTCTAGAAACCCACAGTATTTTCAAAGTAAACATTCATTGATACGAACACTTATTTTTCCTAGagtaaaatgataaattgaaaATAGCATGAAAGAAAATCCCTGCTAAGATTCCCAGAGACTTCATCTCCTGTACATCTAAAGGACAGGTGAGGAGAACCAAGGAAATAATCTCATCCATGTTCTGAAACAGTGGTACATCAGACTTCACCCCTATACCTCCCACAATAACAACTGATCAATACATGGACACTGCCCTTAGTAATCCAGCAAAGAATGTTACTTTCAGAAATTAATGCATTGTCTTATTAATCATGTCATTAATAACATCCACATGAAATGCAAGTTTATTGGGTAGGTGGTTGAAGGATGTTCTGTCAAACCCATTCTCAAGCCACTGAGAAATACAGGTTTGTGGACATCATCTTTTTGAGCATTTGTGCCATATTCCTGATAATATGACCTAAATATTATTGGGAAATCTAAAACTCTAAGAATAAGTCTAACTCCATACTACTCCATACATTGGCTTCAAAGAGGATATATTGTTGTTTCAGGAAAATGACTTTATGCCATATGGTTTGGTGGGTAGGTGTGTGAGAGAAAGACATGTATTGATTGAGGCACAGGAACTCTGTTACAGTCAGTAtgttgatcttttttaaaatttaagtaaactttttattttagaatagttttaaatttgCGGAAAAGTTACGAAGATAGTACAATGTGTCCCCATATATCCCTCACCCAGTTTCCACTCTTCACATCTTATGTTACTAGGGTACATTGGTCACAACTAAGGAACGAACATTGGTACATTGCTATTAACTAAACTCCACACTCCATTCAGATTTCATAGTTTTCCTCTAatatcctttttctcttctagcaTCCTACCCAGTAtagcacattacatttagtcgTCCTATCttcttaggctcctcttggcttcagcagtttctcagacttcttgtttttgatgaccttgacagttgtaaggagtactggtcaggtattttatagaatgtttctCAAGCGgggtttatctgatgttttcaCATGGTTAGACTGGGGTTTTGGGGTTTGGAAGAAATACTTTGAAGGTGATGTGCCCTTCCAGGAGGTCATATCATATCAAGAATATGTGCTATAAACATGACATTCCTTCTGATGCTAAGGCCAAGGTAGTGTATTTCCCAGGtttttccactgtaaagttattcTCCCCAACCTTTTTATAACTCTATTCTTCAAAATTAAATCACAAAGcacagcccacactcaaggggtaGGGAATTAAACCCCACCTCCTTGAGGGGCAAGTATCAtacaaaattatttggaattcttctgcatgggaaatttgtctcttctccccaatttatttatcaattacttatttatattagtatgaatgtataaatattctttttccaaGTCTAAATCAGTGATAGCCAAGAGAcacatgtacatttttataaaagttgatAAAggaaatttagaacattttacaTGGCCCAGATGAATACCATTTGATGTTGGATATGGTAATATATTCTATGGTTTCCTCAGAATTCATCTTCCTGTAAATAACAGGCATATTTCTCCTTAGCTTGCCATGACTGTAACCATAAGACCTTCCTTGCAGGGCTACAAGCATTGTGTTGTAAGTGCACCCGGCTTAGATACTTGACCTTTTCCTACCTCATTCATAAGATGGTTGCATCTTACACATAGGCCATTTTTCTGCAAGTGTTATGGAGATGAAGTGATACTGTAATTATCCTCCtttaaaaaaccaagaaaactCATGAGACAAAGATTGCTTCTCTGTAATAGGTGAGACTCTTTTCAGGAATAGCAAAAATAAAGTTGTATCTCCTTAAGAAAGATAGATTTCATTTTCAACCTTTAAGAAGTAGTTTTAAGAAGCAGTAAAAGGAAATCCAGTCATCTTTTGGAGGGGAGAGGTGCCCCAGAAACTCTTAATTTTACTTCTgattaacaaaaaaaatgcaatgtGTACTAAAACAAAGTTGATGTCATCCAATTGGGAAAGGGACAGTCAATCAAAGCAAAAAGCATCTTATTTTGTCCTTGGAGGAAACCTAAATTTGGTTCTTTGGCAAGAATTTGCCTAGTCCCAATTTTCACCCttgcaaaggaaataaatttcttacaAAGGTAAAGCAAAGGATAATTGCATCCAGAACCCATGAAGCAGGCTAACTCCGAATCAATCCCGACAGACAGCTTATTAGTGACTACCCAGGCCAGAAAGGGAGTCAGACAATAGACCATTTC
It encodes the following:
- the UMAD1 gene encoding UBAP1-MVB12-associated (UMA)-domain containing protein 1: MFHFFRKPPESKKPSVPETEADGFVLIGDTANEQRMSAKGKTPEAEGNQPLETGKENPSSVTASSCETESKAGQTLENTSLMAELLSDVPFTLAPHVLAVQGTITDLPDHLLACDGSRNLSRFWYDFTLENSVLSAL